From Butyricimonas paravirosa, one genomic window encodes:
- the ruvX gene encoding Holliday junction resolvase RuvX, translating to MGRIIAIDYGKKRVGIAVTDPCQIIANSLTTVRSHEVLQFLQDYCLKEKVDLIVVGHPKQMDNTDSESMTYIKPFLTALGRKLPDIPIVMYDERFTSVLAHKAMIEGGAKKKQRQDKAIIDAISATIILQSYMESQRNLNI from the coding sequence TTGGGAAGAATTATTGCTATTGATTACGGGAAAAAGAGAGTGGGCATAGCCGTTACCGATCCATGCCAAATTATTGCCAACAGTCTAACCACGGTCAGATCACATGAGGTATTGCAATTTTTGCAGGACTATTGCTTGAAAGAGAAAGTAGACTTGATTGTTGTGGGACATCCCAAGCAAATGGATAACACGGATTCGGAAAGCATGACCTATATCAAACCCTTTCTTACCGCTCTCGGTCGCAAGCTACCAGACATACCCATCGTTATGTATGACGAACGTTTCACTTCCGTACTGGCCCATAAAGCCATGATCGAAGGAGGGGCAAAAAAGAAACAACGTCAGGACAAAGCGATAATCGATGCTATTAGTGCCACGATTATATTGCAGTCGTATATGGAATCACAAAGAAATCTGAATATTTAA
- a CDS encoding ornithine carbamoyltransferase — translation MAFNLRNRNFLKLLDFSPKEIKYMLDLAADLKKAKYAGTEQPRLKGKNIALIFEKTSTRTRCAFEVAAHDQGAQVTYLGPSGSQIGVKESMADTARVLGRMYDGIEYRGFGQAIVEELARYAGVPVWNGLTNEFHPTQILADFLTMMEHTDKPLNKVTFAYLGDARFNMGNSLMVGGAKMGMDVRIVAPKELQPDAELVATCKAIAEETGAIVTITDNVEEGVKGCDFLYTDVWVSMGEPAEVWAERIKLLTPYQVNKRAMELTGNKNCKFMHCLPAYHNLETQVGRDVYKQFGMNGLEVTEEVFESENSIVFDEAENRMHTIKAVMVATLGD, via the coding sequence ATGGCTTTTAATTTGAGAAACAGAAACTTTTTAAAGTTGTTGGACTTTAGTCCGAAGGAGATAAAATACATGTTGGACCTGGCTGCTGATCTGAAGAAAGCAAAATATGCAGGAACCGAGCAACCTCGTTTGAAAGGTAAGAACATCGCTTTGATTTTCGAGAAAACTTCTACTCGTACCCGTTGTGCTTTCGAGGTAGCTGCTCACGATCAAGGAGCCCAGGTAACTTATCTTGGTCCTTCAGGATCTCAAATTGGGGTAAAAGAATCTATGGCAGATACGGCTCGTGTATTGGGACGTATGTACGATGGTATTGAATACCGCGGTTTCGGTCAGGCTATTGTTGAGGAATTAGCTCGTTACGCTGGTGTTCCGGTATGGAACGGTTTGACTAACGAATTCCACCCGACTCAGATTTTGGCAGACTTCTTAACCATGATGGAGCATACCGACAAACCGTTGAACAAAGTAACTTTCGCTTATCTTGGCGATGCACGTTTCAACATGGGTAACTCGTTGATGGTAGGTGGTGCTAAAATGGGTATGGATGTTCGCATCGTTGCTCCGAAAGAATTGCAACCGGATGCAGAATTGGTTGCTACTTGTAAGGCTATTGCAGAAGAGACCGGTGCTATTGTTACCATCACGGATAATGTAGAAGAAGGTGTGAAAGGTTGCGATTTCTTGTACACTGACGTATGGGTATCTATGGGTGAGCCTGCAGAAGTATGGGCAGAGCGTATCAAATTGTTGACCCCGTACCAAGTGAATAAGAGAGCTATGGAATTGACTGGAAACAAGAACTGCAAATTCATGCACTGCTTGCCGGCATACCATAACTTGGAAACTCAAGTAGGACGTGACGTTTACAAACAATTCGGAATGAACGGATTGGAAGTAACCGAGGAAGTGTTTGAATCAGAGAACTCTATCGTGTTCGACGAGGCAGAAAACCGTATGCACACGATTAAGGCTGTGATGGTTGCTACTTTGGGTGACTAA
- a CDS encoding FtsB family cell division protein — MQNENKPSSRNLFQRFANKYTFVGLLFVIWIALFDKYSFIDRLQLRSKINQLENEQKYYREKIEEDKRKKEELLGNRDNLEKFAREQYLMKKENEDIFIIVKE, encoded by the coding sequence ATGCAAAACGAAAACAAACCATCATCGAGAAATTTGTTCCAGCGATTTGCAAACAAATACACTTTCGTGGGGTTGCTATTTGTTATCTGGATCGCTCTGTTCGATAAATACAGTTTTATCGATCGGTTACAGTTGCGTTCAAAAATCAACCAATTGGAGAATGAACAAAAGTATTACCGGGAGAAGATAGAAGAGGACAAACGTAAGAAAGAGGAGTTGTTGGGAAACCGGGATAACTTGGAGAAGTTTGCTAGAGAGCAGTATTTAATGAAGAAAGAAAACGAGGATATTTTCATCATTGTAAAGGAATAA
- the def gene encoding peptide deformylase: MLLPIYIYGHPVLRKVSEDITPEYAGLSKLLDDMWQTMYESDGVGLAAPQIGKNIRIFVIDGSPFEELDPDCKDFKKVFINAHILERSGDDVPFNEGCLSIPGIHEDVMRKDRIKIAYRDENWVEHVEEFTGTRARIIQHEYDHLDGIVFTDHLSALKKRLLKGKLNNISAGKFKQSYRVVLPK, translated from the coding sequence ATGCTTTTACCTATTTACATTTATGGACATCCGGTTCTTCGGAAAGTTTCCGAAGACATCACCCCGGAATATGCGGGATTGAGTAAATTACTCGACGATATGTGGCAAACAATGTACGAATCAGACGGAGTCGGACTGGCTGCCCCGCAAATCGGAAAAAACATTCGTATTTTCGTGATCGACGGCTCCCCGTTCGAGGAACTGGATCCGGATTGCAAGGATTTTAAAAAAGTTTTTATCAACGCACATATCTTAGAGCGTTCGGGAGATGATGTACCTTTCAACGAAGGCTGTTTAAGTATCCCCGGAATTCACGAAGATGTTATGCGAAAAGACCGGATAAAAATTGCCTATCGGGATGAAAACTGGGTGGAACACGTGGAAGAATTCACGGGAACTCGTGCCCGCATTATCCAGCATGAGTACGATCATCTAGACGGGATTGTCTTCACGGATCACCTGTCTGCACTGAAAAAACGTTTACTCAAAGGAAAACTGAATAACATCAGTGCCGGAAAATTCAAACAAAGTTACAGGGTAGTATTACCCAAGTAA
- a CDS encoding FecR family protein, with amino-acid sequence MMIKEDIEDIIWRDYQGICSEEEKLSLQEWIEASEKNRLVFEQIRSIIESGELVKGYDVLNEQNALEKVMRRIKPRSIHRYVWLRYAAGILLPLILVAIAYYFMAPNETMESPVIAHQIQPGMSKATLYLSDGQEIDLLQLGDSTLRDGLAEQEILLRGTSNTLNYYDPSRGIRQVEKVVYNKIVVPRGGEYMLILSDGTKVWLNSETEMEYPLCFGLDVREVRLKGEAYFEVKKDVKRKFNVVMDGATIEVTGTSFNASCYPDEYNCCAILETGRINLLANNTVNKVNIGERAVYDKKSGEVTINPVDLKYYTSWRHGTFHFYNTPLSEIVRALGRWYDVEFRFEDESLQDVCFSGAALRNRPIDFMLRLLENTQSVKFSIQKDGMIWISKK; translated from the coding sequence ATGATGATAAAGGAAGACATAGAAGATATTATATGGCGAGACTACCAGGGCATCTGTTCAGAAGAGGAAAAACTTTCTTTACAAGAATGGATAGAAGCCTCTGAAAAAAATAGGCTTGTCTTTGAACAGATTCGCTCGATTATAGAATCAGGAGAACTTGTAAAAGGATATGATGTATTGAACGAGCAAAATGCTTTGGAAAAGGTGATGAGGCGGATAAAACCTCGTTCCATTCATCGGTATGTGTGGTTACGTTATGCTGCTGGAATTCTTCTGCCCTTGATACTCGTTGCCATAGCTTATTATTTTATGGCTCCTAATGAGACTATGGAGTCCCCGGTAATAGCCCATCAGATTCAGCCGGGTATGTCGAAAGCCACTCTTTATTTATCAGACGGTCAGGAAATCGATCTTTTACAATTAGGCGATTCCACTTTACGAGATGGATTAGCCGAACAGGAAATTTTATTGCGAGGAACGAGCAATACTTTGAATTATTATGACCCTTCTCGAGGCATAAGGCAAGTTGAAAAGGTCGTTTATAATAAAATCGTGGTTCCTCGGGGAGGGGAATACATGTTGATACTGTCTGATGGGACGAAAGTCTGGTTAAATTCAGAGACAGAAATGGAATACCCGTTATGTTTCGGTTTGGATGTTCGGGAAGTTCGTTTGAAGGGCGAGGCTTATTTTGAAGTGAAGAAAGATGTAAAACGGAAATTTAATGTTGTGATGGATGGGGCAACCATTGAAGTTACTGGAACCTCGTTTAATGCATCCTGTTATCCGGATGAGTATAACTGTTGCGCAATACTTGAAACTGGACGCATCAATCTGTTGGCAAACAATACCGTAAATAAGGTGAATATTGGGGAACGGGCGGTTTATGACAAGAAATCAGGTGAGGTGACAATTAATCCGGTCGATTTGAAATATTACACCTCTTGGAGACATGGGACTTTCCATTTCTACAATACCCCGTTGTCAGAAATTGTGCGAGCTTTGGGGCGCTGGTATGATGTCGAATTTCGTTTTGAGGACGAATCCTTGCAAGATGTTTGTTTCTCGGGGGCAGCTTTACGGAACAGACCGATAGATTTTATGCTCAGATTATTAGAAAATACTCAATCAGTAAAATTTTCAATACAAAAAGATGGTATGATATGGATAAGTAAAAAATGA
- a CDS encoding carbamate kinase: protein MEKKLAVIALGGNALLRGNQKGTIEEQNANTIDTLENLVYLIKEGYNLIISHGNGPQVGNVLMDNAAGVEKYDNAAMPLDVCVAFTQGQIGYMIERNLRNILKEHGLQRNVISMVSQVIVDKNDPALQNPTKRVGKIYMKDEADKLAQEKGWVFKEEIKVEGGWRRVVPSPDPKDFMNADLVERLAREGNIVITTGGGGIPVYIDEKGDIQPIEGVIDKDLASAMVGTRVKADEFYILTDVPYIYKDYKKPTQQVLEFLDYADTMKYLEDGTFAEGSMAPKIRACLRFVKDGGQKSVITEATKLEDRRYGSKITMEYEDDRR from the coding sequence ATGGAAAAAAAATTAGCAGTTATCGCGTTGGGAGGTAATGCTCTTTTGAGAGGAAATCAAAAAGGTACTATTGAAGAGCAAAATGCCAATACCATCGACACTTTGGAGAATTTGGTATATTTAATAAAAGAAGGATATAATCTGATTATTTCTCATGGAAACGGTCCTCAGGTTGGAAACGTTTTGATGGATAACGCTGCCGGTGTGGAGAAATATGACAATGCCGCTATGCCATTGGATGTTTGTGTGGCTTTCACGCAAGGACAAATCGGGTACATGATTGAACGCAATTTACGTAATATCTTGAAAGAACACGGGTTGCAACGTAACGTGATCTCTATGGTGTCACAGGTGATTGTTGACAAGAACGATCCGGCTTTACAGAATCCGACCAAACGGGTAGGAAAAATTTACATGAAGGATGAGGCTGATAAATTAGCTCAAGAGAAAGGTTGGGTGTTCAAAGAAGAGATCAAGGTAGAAGGTGGTTGGCGTCGTGTGGTTCCTTCGCCGGATCCGAAAGATTTTATGAATGCTGATTTGGTAGAGCGTTTGGCTCGTGAAGGAAACATCGTGATCACGACCGGTGGGGGTGGTATTCCGGTATATATTGATGAGAAAGGTGATATTCAGCCGATCGAAGGGGTAATTGACAAGGATTTGGCTTCAGCTATGGTTGGAACCCGTGTAAAAGCGGATGAATTCTATATTTTGACGGATGTACCTTATATTTATAAGGATTACAAGAAACCGACCCAGCAAGTACTGGAATTTTTGGACTATGCCGACACGATGAAATATTTGGAAGATGGAACCTTTGCCGAAGGTAGTATGGCTCCTAAAATCCGTGCTTGTCTGCGTTTTGTTAAGGATGGCGGTCAGAAATCAGTGATCACCGAGGCTACCAAGTTGGAAGATCGGAGATACGGTTCAAAGATCACCATGGAATACGAAGACGACAGAAGATAA
- a CDS encoding RNA polymerase sigma factor codes for MSSDLTIKEKLFVDVFNKNYKALCLYGAKLCGDFSEAEDIVQEVFVKFWNVFKEDSEGISVRSYLYRMVRNACIDLARAKKYDTVDVNSLADQLEDFFQAESEEDSKIDKLLEAIENLPDKCRYVFTAICVNNRKYKDVADEMHISLNTVKTQLSRSIRILRENLNKDDFKLFLAFFAVSE; via the coding sequence ATGTCTTCGGATTTGACTATAAAGGAAAAATTGTTTGTTGATGTTTTCAATAAAAATTACAAAGCGCTATGTTTGTATGGGGCGAAGCTTTGTGGTGATTTTTCCGAGGCAGAGGATATCGTGCAAGAGGTATTTGTTAAGTTTTGGAATGTATTTAAAGAAGATTCAGAAGGAATTTCCGTGCGTTCCTATTTGTACCGAATGGTACGTAATGCCTGTATTGATCTGGCCCGGGCAAAAAAATACGATACTGTTGATGTAAACTCTTTAGCAGACCAATTGGAAGATTTTTTTCAAGCAGAATCGGAGGAAGATTCCAAAATAGATAAATTATTGGAGGCAATAGAGAATCTTCCGGATAAATGCCGATATGTGTTTACCGCAATCTGCGTGAATAACAGAAAATATAAGGATGTTGCAGACGAGATGCATATTTCTTTGAATACGGTGAAAACACAACTATCTAGAAGTATTCGTATCTTGCGTGAAAATCTAAACAAGGACGATTTCAAATTATTTCTTGCTTTTTTTGCTGTTTCCGAGTAA